The proteins below are encoded in one region of Desulfovibrio sp. TomC:
- the ruvC gene encoding crossover junction endodeoxyribonuclease RuvC, which yields MEHRGGDTIILGLDPGSRITGYGFVRERSGVLELLGAGVVRTASQPDFPSRLGVIFTAVAELINQFGPTEASVENVFVSKNAATALKLGQARGAALAACSVAGLPVFSYEPTVIKQSLVGTGRAEKSQVAFMVTRVLACRETFTVDATDALAAAVCHLNQRRLTRLCGAR from the coding sequence ATGGAACACAGGGGCGGCGATACGATCATCCTCGGGCTCGATCCCGGGTCGCGGATCACGGGCTACGGCTTTGTGCGCGAACGCTCGGGCGTGCTCGAACTGCTGGGGGCCGGCGTGGTGCGCACCGCTTCCCAGCCCGATTTCCCCAGCCGCCTGGGCGTTATTTTTACCGCCGTGGCCGAACTCATCAACCAGTTCGGACCAACGGAAGCCTCGGTGGAAAACGTGTTCGTCTCCAAAAACGCGGCCACGGCCTTGAAACTCGGCCAGGCCCGGGGGGCGGCCCTGGCGGCCTGCTCCGTGGCCGGGCTGCCGGTCTTTTCCTACGAGCCGACGGTGATCAAACAAAGCCTTGTAGGCACGGGACGGGCCGAGAAGTCCCAGGTGGCCTTCATGGTGACGCGGGTGCTGGCATGTCGGGAGACTTTCACCGTGGACGCAACCGACGCACTGGCCGCGGCCGTGTGTCATCTGAACCAAAGGCGGCTGACCCGCCTGTGCGGGGCGCGATGA
- the ruvB gene encoding Holliday junction branch migration DNA helicase RuvB: MSMDKAFCPPDGIVAAASLPDDTIRPSRLDDFIGQDDLRANLRVFLQAAMEQGRSLDHSLLYGPPGLGKTTLAQIMSSELGVNLVQTTGPVLERCGDLAAIVTNLRRGDILFIDEIHRMPPAVEEILYPAMEDFKLDLIIGQGPGARTVRIDLEPFTLVGATTRLGLLTSPLRDRFGVIFRLEFYDPSELARIVTRAAAILGIGITPAGALAIGQRSRGTPRIANRLLRRLRDFAVVAGAATLDEELANTALLRLDVDPSGLDQMDRKILETLINHYEGGPVGVKTLAVAISEEVRTLEEIYEPYLIQCGLIKRTSRGRVATAKAYAHLKMQLT, encoded by the coding sequence ATGAGCATGGACAAGGCGTTCTGTCCGCCAGACGGGATCGTGGCGGCCGCGTCCCTCCCCGACGACACCATTCGCCCGTCGCGCCTGGATGATTTTATCGGCCAGGACGATTTGCGGGCCAATCTGCGCGTCTTTTTGCAGGCGGCCATGGAGCAGGGCCGAAGCTTGGACCACAGCCTGCTCTACGGCCCCCCGGGCCTTGGCAAGACCACCCTGGCCCAGATCATGTCTTCGGAACTGGGCGTCAATCTGGTCCAGACCACCGGGCCGGTCCTGGAACGTTGCGGCGATCTGGCCGCCATCGTCACCAATCTGCGCCGGGGCGACATCCTCTTTATTGATGAGATCCACCGCATGCCGCCGGCGGTCGAGGAAATCCTCTATCCGGCCATGGAGGATTTCAAGCTTGATCTCATCATCGGCCAGGGTCCGGGAGCCAGGACGGTGCGCATCGATCTTGAACCGTTCACCCTGGTCGGGGCCACCACCCGGTTGGGGCTTTTGACTTCGCCCTTGCGCGACCGGTTTGGCGTGATTTTCCGCCTGGAATTTTACGATCCCTCCGAGCTGGCCCGCATCGTCACCCGGGCCGCCGCCATCCTCGGCATCGGCATCACCCCGGCCGGGGCTTTGGCCATTGGCCAGCGCTCCCGGGGCACGCCGCGCATTGCCAACCGGCTGCTGCGCCGGTTGCGCGATTTCGCCGTGGTGGCCGGGGCGGCGACTCTGGACGAGGAACTTGCCAATACCGCTTTGCTGCGCCTGGACGTCGATCCGAGCGGCCTGGACCAGATGGATCGCAAGATTCTGGAAACCCTCATCAATCATTATGAAGGCGGCCCGGTCGGGGTCAAAACCCTGGCTGTGGCCATAAGCGAAGAAGTGCGCACCCTGGAGGAGATTTACGAACCCTATCTCATCCAGTGCGGGCTTATTAAACGCACGTCGCGCGGCCGGGTGGCCACGGCCAAGGCCTATGCCCATTTGAAGATGCAGCTGACGTAA
- a CDS encoding sugar-binding transcriptional regulator — translation MTGFDESENQLISRVAWLYFNEELTQGEIGERLGITRLKVNRLLQAGRQAGLIRVVINTAFKDCVALEAGLVREYGLVRAIVVPTPERDGLSRYETIGRPAGEYTSLELQDGQRLGVGWGYTLCAAINGLVIRNFRDVSVTSLYGGVPRSPVNPFDSTAMFARKLAAVVCNHLPAPMFVSNRDVRATIADQPFFRTFYQEALDVDMILTAVGDLTAQATNIALGAITQDQRRDLARAGAVGEFFGRFLDAHGNVLDHEVNHCSMSPDFDGLCKVPHIILVSGGLAKVPILQSVLRRGYVHVFVTDARTAHSLLNP, via the coding sequence ATGACGGGATTCGATGAAAGCGAAAACCAGTTGATATCCCGGGTCGCCTGGCTCTATTTCAATGAAGAATTGACCCAGGGGGAAATCGGCGAGCGGCTCGGCATCACCCGCCTCAAGGTCAACCGCCTGCTCCAGGCCGGACGCCAGGCCGGACTTATCCGGGTCGTCATCAACACCGCCTTCAAGGACTGCGTGGCCCTGGAAGCCGGACTCGTCCGGGAATACGGCCTTGTCCGGGCCATTGTCGTTCCCACTCCGGAACGCGACGGACTTTCTCGCTATGAGACCATCGGCCGACCGGCCGGCGAATACACCTCGCTTGAACTCCAGGACGGGCAACGGCTGGGCGTGGGCTGGGGCTACACCCTGTGCGCGGCCATAAACGGTCTGGTCATCCGCAACTTTCGCGACGTGTCCGTCACCTCGCTCTACGGCGGCGTGCCGCGCAGCCCGGTCAATCCCTTCGATTCGACGGCCATGTTCGCCAGAAAGCTTGCGGCCGTGGTCTGCAACCATCTGCCCGCCCCCATGTTCGTCTCCAACCGGGACGTGCGGGCAACCATCGCCGACCAGCCCTTTTTCCGGACGTTTTACCAGGAAGCCCTGGACGTGGACATGATCCTGACGGCGGTCGGCGATTTGACCGCCCAGGCCACCAACATTGCTCTTGGGGCCATCACCCAGGACCAACGGCGCGATCTGGCCAGGGCCGGGGCCGTGGGCGAATTTTTCGGCCGTTTTCTGGACGCACACGGCAATGTCCTGGACCACGAAGTCAACCACTGCAGCATGTCCCCGGACTTCGACGGACTGTGCAAGGTTCCCCACATCATTCTCGTCTCCGGTGGCCTGGCCAAGGTCCCCATACTGCAATCCGTGCTGCGGCGCGGCTACGTCCACGTGTTTGTGACGGACGCACGCACTGCCCACAGCCTGCTCAACCCGTAA
- the glpK gene encoding glycerol kinase GlpK — MSQYVLALDQGTTSSRAILFTREGDIKQIAQKEFTQIYPQPGWVEHNANEIFDTQSFVMRECLTYAGVDASEVAAIGITNQRETTVVWDKKSGAPIHNAIVWQDRRTAGFCDELKQRGLEATIRAKTGLVIDAYFSGTKVRWILDNVPGARAKAENGDLLFGTVDSWVIWNLTKGAVHVTDETNASRTLLFNINTGQWDDELLAIMDVPRSMLPRVSKSSEVVGEIHPEFLGKALPIAGNAGDQQAATYGNACLKEGMAKNTYGTGCFMLMNTGQAPRASTNNLLTTMAWATPSGRYFALEGSVFIAGAVVQWLRDGLGIIQSAPEVEQLALSVPDNGGVFLVPAFAGLGAPHWDQYARGTMVGITRGTTKAHIARAALESIALQTLDIMDCMQKDAGIKLATLRADGGATRNNLLMQFQADVLGVPVERPMVTETTALGAAYLAGLAVGFWKSEEEIATMWQLDRRFEPNMDQSVRDKLLHDWQRAVERSKAWAEA; from the coding sequence ATGAGCCAGTACGTGTTAGCCCTTGACCAGGGCACCACCAGTTCCCGGGCCATCCTTTTCACCCGTGAAGGCGACATCAAACAGATCGCGCAAAAAGAATTCACCCAGATCTATCCCCAGCCGGGCTGGGTGGAGCACAACGCCAACGAGATCTTTGACACCCAGTCCTTCGTTATGCGCGAATGCCTGACCTATGCCGGGGTCGATGCCTCCGAAGTGGCGGCCATCGGCATCACCAACCAGCGGGAAACCACCGTGGTCTGGGACAAAAAGTCCGGCGCGCCCATCCACAACGCCATCGTCTGGCAGGATCGCCGCACGGCCGGCTTTTGCGACGAACTCAAACAGCGCGGCCTGGAAGCGACCATTCGCGCCAAAACCGGCCTCGTCATCGACGCCTATTTCTCCGGCACCAAGGTGCGCTGGATTCTCGACAACGTGCCCGGAGCCAGAGCCAAGGCCGAAAACGGGGACCTGCTTTTTGGCACCGTCGATTCCTGGGTCATCTGGAACCTGACCAAGGGAGCCGTCCACGTCACCGACGAGACCAACGCCAGCCGCACGCTGCTCTTTAACATCAATACCGGCCAGTGGGACGACGAATTGCTGGCCATCATGGACGTGCCCCGGTCCATGCTGCCCCGGGTGTCCAAGTCCTCGGAAGTGGTCGGCGAGATCCACCCCGAATTCCTGGGCAAGGCCCTGCCCATTGCCGGCAACGCCGGCGACCAGCAGGCCGCCACCTACGGCAACGCCTGTCTGAAGGAAGGCATGGCCAAGAATACCTACGGCACCGGCTGCTTCATGCTCATGAACACCGGCCAGGCCCCTCGGGCCAGCACCAACAACCTGCTGACCACCATGGCCTGGGCCACCCCTTCGGGGCGGTATTTCGCCCTGGAGGGCAGCGTGTTTATTGCCGGCGCGGTGGTGCAGTGGCTGCGCGATGGCCTTGGCATCATCCAGAGCGCGCCGGAAGTCGAACAACTCGCCCTGTCCGTGCCGGACAATGGCGGCGTCTTCCTGGTCCCGGCCTTTGCCGGCCTTGGCGCGCCGCATTGGGACCAGTACGCCCGCGGCACCATGGTGGGTATCACCCGGGGCACGACCAAGGCCCACATCGCCCGGGCCGCCCTGGAATCGATAGCCCTGCAGACGCTTGACATCATGGACTGCATGCAAAAAGACGCGGGCATCAAGCTTGCGACGCTTCGCGCTGACGGCGGGGCCACCCGCAACAACCTGCTCATGCAGTTCCAGGCCGATGTCCTGGGCGTGCCGGTGGAGCGGCCCATGGTGACCGAGACCACGGCCCTGGGCGCAGCCTATCTGGCCGGGTTGGCCGTCGGATTCTGGAAGAGCGAAGAGGAAATCGCCACGATGTGGCAGCTTGACCGTCGGTTCGAACCGAATATGGACCAGTCCGTGCGCGACAAGCTGCTCCATGACTGGCAGCGGGCCGTGGAACGCAGCAAGGCCTGGGCCGAGGCCTAG
- a CDS encoding glycerol-3-phosphate dehydrogenase/oxidase: MDRQEHLRRLQDGEPFDLLVIGGGATGCGIALDAATRGLRVALVERDDFAQGTSSKSTKLVHGGVRYLEKAILKLDKDQFNLVREGLRERGRLLKNAPHLAHAIRLMTPVKTWFQAAYIFAGLVLYDLLAGRLSLGRSRLVTRGTAQKLFPQLNLDGYVAAVIYADGQFNDARMAVSLARTAAAHGAICANHVEVTGLVKEDGRIRGAQVRDRIDGRTWTIAAKGVVNATGPFADAVRRLDDPQAPDTLKVSSGIHILLSADTTPDDLSLMIPSTEDGRVLFMIPWQGHVLFGTTDEPAGVEFDPVPQCKDVDYLLRYAGAYLRRPVAHKDILAVWNGLRPLVFDPKKKNTQELARTHVLTQSPSGLLTMAGGKWTSYRAMAEDAVDAACLAFGLDRGRPCVTQELHLLGSKAYYPDAWRDLAVREGLDPDLVRSLFLLHGDETMQVVALGRALDLMQPIHPSHPYIGAQVVFAVRREMARHVSDVLLRRLPLGLVDMAHAREAAPVVAAIMGRELGWDETRRTHEVESVCRLLEAWYTGYDPADARQAKNVAEADLEKQSLLPAQGKRPTAEAM, translated from the coding sequence ATGGACAGACAGGAGCATTTACGCCGTCTGCAAGACGGAGAACCATTCGATCTGCTGGTGATCGGCGGCGGGGCCACCGGCTGCGGCATCGCACTGGATGCGGCGACTCGGGGCCTGCGCGTCGCTTTGGTCGAACGCGACGATTTCGCCCAGGGGACCAGCAGCAAAAGCACCAAGCTGGTGCACGGCGGCGTGCGCTATCTCGAAAAAGCCATCCTCAAGCTCGACAAGGACCAGTTCAATCTCGTGCGCGAAGGTCTGCGGGAACGCGGCCGGCTGCTCAAAAACGCCCCCCATCTGGCCCATGCCATTCGCCTGATGACCCCGGTCAAAACTTGGTTCCAGGCCGCTTATATCTTTGCCGGGCTGGTGCTCTACGATCTCCTGGCCGGCCGGCTTTCCCTGGGCCGCAGCCGGCTGGTCACCCGGGGCACGGCCCAGAAGCTTTTCCCCCAGCTCAATCTGGACGGCTACGTGGCGGCGGTCATCTACGCCGACGGCCAGTTCAACGACGCCCGCATGGCTGTTTCCCTGGCCCGCACCGCCGCCGCCCATGGGGCCATTTGCGCCAACCATGTGGAAGTGACCGGTCTGGTCAAGGAGGACGGCCGCATCCGGGGGGCCCAGGTGCGCGACCGGATCGACGGCCGGACCTGGACCATTGCGGCCAAGGGCGTGGTCAACGCCACCGGCCCCTTTGCCGACGCCGTCCGACGCCTGGACGACCCCCAGGCGCCGGACACCCTGAAGGTCAGTTCCGGCATCCATATCCTGCTGTCGGCCGACACCACTCCCGATGATCTCTCGCTCATGATCCCCAGCACCGAGGACGGGCGCGTGCTCTTTATGATCCCCTGGCAGGGGCATGTCCTTTTCGGCACGACCGATGAACCGGCAGGCGTGGAATTCGATCCGGTTCCGCAGTGCAAGGATGTGGACTATTTGCTGCGCTACGCCGGCGCCTATCTGCGTCGACCGGTTGCGCACAAGGACATCCTGGCGGTGTGGAACGGGTTGCGGCCGCTGGTCTTTGATCCGAAGAAAAAAAACACCCAGGAACTGGCCCGGACCCATGTCCTGACCCAAAGCCCCTCGGGCCTCCTGACCATGGCCGGCGGCAAATGGACCAGCTACCGGGCCATGGCCGAAGACGCCGTGGATGCCGCCTGCCTCGCCTTCGGCCTGGACCGGGGACGGCCCTGCGTCACCCAGGAGCTGCATCTGCTCGGCTCCAAGGCCTATTACCCCGACGCCTGGCGGGATCTGGCCGTCCGCGAAGGCCTGGACCCTGATCTTGTCCGGTCCTTGTTTCTGCTTCACGGCGACGAGACCATGCAGGTTGTTGCCCTCGGCCGCGCCCTTGATCTCATGCAGCCGATTCATCCGTCACATCCGTATATAGGCGCGCAGGTCGTTTTCGCCGTCAGGCGGGAAATGGCCAGGCACGTCAGCGACGTCTTGTTGCGACGCCTCCCGTTGGGGCTCGTGGACATGGCCCATGCCCGGGAGGCGGCTCCTGTGGTGGCGGCGATCATGGGCCGCGAACTCGGCTGGGATGAAACCCGTCGCACGCACGAGGTGGAGAGCGTCTGCCGGCTGCTGGAGGCCTGGTATACCGGGTATGATCCAGCCGACGCACGGCAGGCGAAGAACGTGGCAGAGGCAGACCTGGAGAAGCAGTCTCTTCTCCCTGCACAGGGAAAGAGGCCAACGGCGGAAGCGATGTAA
- the ruvA gene encoding Holliday junction branch migration protein RuvA, with product MIGYIEGRVLARRDRFAIVLTPGGVGYELELPTPVAAALPATGGQTALFVHTVVREDALELFGFAALEDRETFRALIGISKLGPRTALAILSQFSSDDLLRIVAAGDAEALVAVPGIGKKSAQRIFIELSYKLEGRAPVAGPAAGAPLPGGVLGDVAAGLTNLGYPEADARRVAAGVLEDEPDLDVAGALRQALKRLAAAKA from the coding sequence ATGATCGGCTATATTGAGGGCCGGGTGCTGGCCCGGCGCGACCGCTTCGCCATTGTGCTCACCCCGGGCGGGGTGGGCTACGAACTTGAGCTGCCGACCCCGGTGGCGGCGGCGCTGCCGGCCACGGGCGGCCAGACGGCCCTGTTTGTCCATACCGTGGTGCGCGAGGACGCCCTGGAACTCTTCGGTTTTGCCGCCCTTGAGGACCGCGAAACCTTCCGGGCGCTTATTGGCATCAGCAAACTCGGGCCGCGCACGGCGCTGGCCATTTTGTCGCAATTTTCCAGCGACGACCTGCTGCGCATCGTGGCCGCCGGCGACGCCGAGGCCCTGGTGGCGGTGCCGGGCATCGGCAAAAAAAGCGCCCAACGCATTTTTATCGAGCTTTCCTATAAGCTTGAAGGCCGCGCCCCGGTGGCCGGTCCGGCCGCTGGCGCACCCCTGCCCGGCGGCGTCTTGGGCGATGTGGCGGCCGGGCTGACCAATCTCGGCTATCCCGAGGCCGACGCCCGGCGCGTGGCCGCCGGGGTGCTTGAGGACGAGCCGGATCTCGACGTGGCCGGGGCGCTTCGCCAGGCCCTCAAGCGGCTGGCGGCGGCCAAGGCATGA
- a CDS encoding MIP/aquaporin family protein produces MSQSSLGKEMFSECLGTMVLIIFGAGCVAMKVCFGEALTITWDTITFGWGMGVFFGVLASLRSGAHINPAVTLALAVTGRFPWGKVLPYALAQTVGGFLGAAIVFLDFKAKWILVDPQLVKTAGIFCTFPAVPGFWPGFTDQVIGTAVLMFGILSIGDFGAKNKVPWIGPVAVAMLVMAIGMSLGAMNGYAINPARDFGPRFFALVAGFTQPNLMDTSIVLVPILGPLVGGPLGALIYDKTTGALNKDPDVCYCEDGAQECQS; encoded by the coding sequence ATGAGTCAATCGTCATTGGGCAAGGAGATGTTTTCCGAATGCCTGGGAACCATGGTTCTCATCATTTTCGGAGCCGGCTGCGTAGCCATGAAAGTCTGCTTCGGCGAGGCCTTGACCATAACCTGGGACACCATCACCTTTGGCTGGGGAATGGGCGTCTTTTTCGGCGTGCTGGCCAGCCTGCGCTCCGGCGCGCACATCAACCCCGCCGTGACCCTGGCCCTGGCCGTGACCGGCCGTTTCCCCTGGGGCAAGGTGTTGCCGTATGCCCTGGCCCAGACCGTCGGCGGCTTTCTCGGCGCGGCCATCGTTTTTCTGGATTTCAAGGCCAAATGGATTTTGGTTGACCCGCAGCTGGTCAAGACAGCCGGCATCTTCTGCACCTTCCCGGCCGTGCCCGGATTCTGGCCCGGCTTTACCGACCAAGTCATCGGGACTGCCGTGCTCATGTTCGGGATTCTCTCCATCGGCGATTTCGGGGCCAAAAACAAAGTGCCCTGGATCGGCCCCGTGGCGGTTGCCATGCTGGTCATGGCCATCGGCATGAGCCTTGGGGCCATGAACGGTTACGCCATCAACCCGGCCCGCGATTTCGGCCCCCGCTTCTTCGCCCTGGTCGCCGGGTTCACCCAGCCCAACCTGATGGATACGAGCATTGTTCTGGTGCCCATCCTTGGTCCGCTTGTCGGCGGCCCGCTCGGTGCGCTGATCTATGACAAGACCACAGGAGCCCTCAACAAAGATCCCGACGTCTGCTATTGCGAAGACGGCGCACAGGAGTGTCAGTCATGA